A part of Rattus norvegicus strain BN/NHsdMcwi chromosome 4, GRCr8, whole genome shotgun sequence genomic DNA contains:
- the H3f3cl2 gene encoding histone H3-like has product MGRGQEVTSSRSGWGECGRHARQRGAHALGGQPRWGGDARGRPRGETAGLAALRTAGEAGGPGWRAPVRPPARDCGAPAGGCVRPERLVREIAQNFKTDLRFQRAAIGALQKASEAHLVGLFEDTSLCAIHAKRVTIMPKDIQLAHHTRGERA; this is encoded by the exons ATGGGGCGAGGGCAGGAAGTGACAAGCTCACGGAGTGGGTGGGGGGAGTGTGGCCGGCACGCCCGGCAGCGCGGCGCGCATGCGCTGGGCGGGCAGCCCCGGTGGGGAGGCGACGCGCGGGGCCGGCCTCGGGGGGAGACTGCGGGGCTGGCGGCGCTGAGGACGGCGGGGGAAGCTGGCGGGCCTGGCTGGCGCGCGCCCGTGCGCCCTCCCGCCCGCGACTGCGGAGCGCCTGCCGGAGGCTGCGTGCGCCCGGAG CGTCTGGTGCGAGAAATTGCTCAGAACTTCAAAACAGACCTGCGCTTCCAGAGGGCAGCTATTGGTGCTTTGCAGAAGGCAAGTGAGGCCCATCTGGTTGGCCTTTTTGAAGATACCAGCCTGTGTGCTATCCATGCCAAACGTGTAACAATTATGCCAAAAGACATCCAGCTAGCACACCACACACGCGGAGAACGTGCTTAA